The Fodinicurvata sediminis DSM 21159 genome contains the following window.
GCGGGCAAGGCCCAGGCGGCCTACTTGGTGCGCCGGCTGGCCGGTTTTCGCGTGAAGGCCAGCCCGGAAAGCGGCGACAAGGTCACGCGCGCCGCCCCGGTGGCCGCCCAGGCCGAGGCCGGGAACTTGCGCCTGATCCGCGGCGCCTGGAACGATGCATTTCTGGAGGAGGCGAGCTTGTTTCCCAACGGCGCCCACAAGGACCAGATCGACGCGCTGAGCCGCGCCTTCGCCGAACTGACCGCCGCCCGGCCGCCGCAGGTGTTCGCGTGATGGGGAGGGCAAGCTTGATTGGCCTGCCGCGCGCGCTTGCGGTAGGATCCTTCGTGAAGGAGAGCAGTCATGAAAGTCAGGCTGGAAAACGTCGGCAAGTCTAAGGTGGTGCGTCTGCCGGAAACCTTGACCCGGGACATGGGCCTGGGGAACGAGGTCGAGTTGCGGGTCGAAAACGGAGCCGTCATCCTGACGCCCTGCCGTGCTGTGCGCGAGGGCTGGAACACGGCTTTTGAGCGCATGGCTGCCAGCGGTGACGATGCGCCGCTGATTCCCGATGGGCTCGACAAGGACTTCGACGACAAGGCCTGGAGCTGGTGACACTGGGACGCTTCGTGCCAGTGACCTGAGGGTCGAACGACTCACTGAAAACTGAAGATTGCATAGCGCTGCGCCCGGCTTGGTCCGGGCGCAGGCGTCTCTGCGTGCTCGGGAGGGCTGTGAATGTGGCGTTGGCTGACGAAACGGCGGGCGGCGCCGGTGGCGGGACCACTTAGCAGTGGCGGGACGGGTTTCACCGGCCTGTTGCGCCAGGGGTCGGAGCTGGAGCTGCGGCCCATCCGCGGGCGGCGGCAGGCGCTGGAGGCCTATGCCGGCTGGGTCGCCGCGGCGGCCGGGGCGCTGGCCCAGGACGTGCGGGCCGCGCCCTGGGACCTTTGGCAAAGAAGCGGCCGCAAACAGCACTGGCGGCGGCTGGACGAGACGGAGATTCCGCCTCTGCTGTGCCGGCCCAACGCGCTGCAGACCTGGGGCGACCTGCTGGAGCTGACGCAGCTGCACCTGGACCTGACGGGCGAGGCCTTCTGGCACCTGGTGACGGAACAGGACGGGCGTGGCCGCGCGCGGGTCACGGGGCTGCAGATCCTCTATCCGCAGTGGATCGAGGGGCCGGTGCTGGACCGCGCCGGCCTGGAGCTGGCGGGCTGGTGCCTGCAGGTGCCGGGCCGGGCGCCACAGACCCTGCCGGCGCGCGACGTGATCTTCCTGCGCTATCCCCATCCGGCCGAGCCGCTGCGCGGCGCCTCGCCGGTGGAGGCCCTGGCCCTGTCGCACGAGCTGGACCAGCAGGCGCGGGCCTATGCCGGGGCGCTGCTGCGCAACCGGGCGACGCCGGAGCTGGTCATCACCAGCGCCGAGGAACTGACGAGCGAGCAGGCCGACCTGATCCGCGAGCGCTGGCTGGACCGCTATCGCGACCCGGCCAGCGGGCCGGCGGTGCTGGGCCGCGGCGGGCAGGTGCAGCAGCTGGGCGGGCAGCTGAAGGACCTGGCCTTCCTGGAGCTGGCGCAGCTGAGCCGCGACCAGGTCTTCGCCGTCTACAAGCTGCCGGCCAGCAAGGTGGGCCTGACCACCGACACCAACCGTGCCAATGCCGAGGCGGCGGATGCGACCTACAAGGAAAACGCCGTGCTGCCGCGCCTGCGCCGCATCGAGGAGGCGATCAATCATGCCCTGCTGCCCCGGCTGGCGGAGGCGGCGGAGGGGCCGGCAGAAGGGGGCCGGCTGTGGTTCGAATTCGAAAGCCCGGTGCGCGAGGACCGCGAGCACCTGCTGCGCCGGGCCGGGGAACTGCTGGCCAACGGGGCCATCACGCTGGACCGCTATCGCGAGCTGCTGGGCGAGGACCCGGGTGCTGCGCGCGGCGAGACCGGCGTTTCCGAGAGCTGAAGGGCCAAAAAGGAAGGAAGAGCGCATGGAAGCTGAGATGGAGACGGCCGGCCAGGCGGCCGGCGTGCTGCGCCGCGCCGAGGGGGCGGCCCTGCCTGCGGAGGACGGACCGGGCAAAGGGACGGAGGGCCGGCGGGTGACTTTCCGCGCCATCGGCCCGGAGGTGGACCGCCACGGCACGCGCATCGACCCCCGCGGGGTCAGCACCGGCGACTTCGACCGCAACCCGGTCTTCCTCTGGGGCCACGACGGCTATGCCGCCCAGGGCAAGGCGCCGGAGCTGGGCAACGTCATCGGCCGGGTGGTGCGCCACAGCGCCGGGGCGGCGGGCTTCGACATCGTGGTGGAATTCGCCGGGGCGGAGGTGAACCCGCGCGCCGAACAGGCCCTGCGCCTGGTGCGC
Protein-coding sequences here:
- a CDS encoding phage portal protein, which gives rise to MWRWLTKRRAAPVAGPLSSGGTGFTGLLRQGSELELRPIRGRRQALEAYAGWVAAAAGALAQDVRAAPWDLWQRSGRKQHWRRLDETEIPPLLCRPNALQTWGDLLELTQLHLDLTGEAFWHLVTEQDGRGRARVTGLQILYPQWIEGPVLDRAGLELAGWCLQVPGRAPQTLPARDVIFLRYPHPAEPLRGASPVEALALSHELDQQARAYAGALLRNRATPELVITSAEELTSEQADLIRERWLDRYRDPASGPAVLGRGGQVQQLGGQLKDLAFLELAQLSRDQVFAVYKLPASKVGLTTDTNRANAEAADATYKENAVLPRLRRIEEAINHALLPRLAEAAEGPAEGGRLWFEFESPVREDREHLLRRAGELLANGAITLDRYRELLGEDPGAARGETGVSES
- a CDS encoding AbrB/MazE/SpoVT family DNA-binding domain-containing protein, coding for MKVRLENVGKSKVVRLPETLTRDMGLGNEVELRVENGAVILTPCRAVREGWNTAFERMAASGDDAPLIPDGLDKDFDDKAWSW